The Pseudomonas orientalis genome contains a region encoding:
- a CDS encoding sodium:solute symporter — protein sequence MALDLFVVLIYAAGMLVLGYYGMRRAKTHEDYLVAGRNLGPSLYMGTMAATVLGGASTVGTVRLGYVHGISGFWLCAALGAGIIALNLFLAKPLLKLKIFTVTQVLEKRYNPMARQASAVIMLAYALMIGVTSILAIGTVLQVLFGLPFWISVLLGGGVVVVYSTIGGMWSLTLTDSVQFVIKTVGLMFILLPICLYQVGGWDELLAKLPASSFSFTAIGWDTIITYFMIYFFGILIGQDIWQRVFTARDEKVARYAGTFAGLYCIVYGLVCALIGMAAHVLIPDLDNVNNAFAAIVKASLPDGIRGLVIAAALAAMMSTASAALLAASTVLTEDLLPRLRGGKQSSLGVNRLFTLLTGIAVLGIALVVNDVISALTLAYNLLVGGMLIPLIGAIFWKRATTAGAITSMTLGFVTALVFMFKDGLDANTPIYYSLAVALVSFVLVSVVSRKPGAVAAGVA from the coding sequence ATGGCTTTGGATCTATTCGTCGTACTCATCTACGCCGCCGGCATGCTCGTGCTCGGCTACTACGGCATGCGCCGCGCCAAGACCCATGAAGACTACCTGGTGGCCGGCCGCAACCTGGGACCATCACTGTATATGGGCACCATGGCCGCCACCGTATTGGGCGGTGCCTCTACCGTCGGCACCGTGCGCCTGGGTTATGTGCACGGTATTTCCGGTTTCTGGCTGTGCGCCGCACTGGGCGCGGGGATCATTGCGCTGAACCTGTTCCTGGCCAAGCCGCTGTTGAAGCTGAAAATCTTCACCGTCACCCAGGTCCTGGAGAAACGCTACAACCCCATGGCGCGCCAGGCCAGCGCAGTGATCATGCTGGCCTACGCGCTGATGATCGGGGTGACTTCGATCCTGGCCATCGGCACTGTGCTGCAGGTGCTGTTCGGCCTGCCATTCTGGATCTCGGTGCTGTTGGGCGGTGGTGTGGTGGTGGTGTATTCGACCATCGGCGGCATGTGGTCGCTGACCCTGACCGATAGTGTGCAGTTCGTGATCAAGACGGTGGGGCTGATGTTCATTCTGCTGCCGATCTGCCTGTACCAGGTCGGCGGCTGGGATGAATTGCTGGCCAAGCTGCCGGCATCGAGTTTCAGCTTCACCGCAATCGGCTGGGACACAATCATTACCTACTTCATGATCTACTTCTTCGGCATCCTGATCGGCCAGGATATCTGGCAGCGCGTATTCACCGCCCGCGACGAAAAAGTCGCCCGGTATGCCGGCACCTTCGCCGGGCTCTATTGCATTGTATATGGCCTGGTGTGCGCCTTGATCGGCATGGCAGCGCATGTGCTGATCCCGGACCTGGACAACGTCAACAACGCGTTCGCGGCCATCGTCAAAGCCTCGCTGCCGGACGGCATTCGCGGCCTGGTGATTGCCGCAGCGCTGGCGGCGATGATGTCCACGGCCAGCGCAGCCTTGCTTGCCGCGTCCACTGTGTTGACCGAAGACTTGTTGCCACGTTTGCGCGGCGGCAAGCAGTCGAGCCTGGGCGTCAACCGCTTGTTCACCCTGCTGACCGGCATCGCCGTGCTGGGCATAGCACTGGTGGTGAACGATGTAATAAGCGCCCTGACCCTGGCCTATAACCTGCTGGTGGGCGGCATGCTGATTCCGCTGATCGGCGCGATCTTCTGGAAACGCGCGACCACCGCCGGAGCGATTACGTCAATGACCCTGGGGTTCGTGACCGCGCTGGTATTCATGTTCAAGGATGGGCTGGATGCAAACACCCCGATTTATTACAGCCTCGCGGTGGCGTTGGTGAGTTTTGTGCTGGTGAGTGTGGTGTCGCGTAAACCGGGGGCGGTGGCGGCAGGGGTGGCTTGA
- a CDS encoding PA1414 family protein: MKEKIQTWLHDLGVALGLIEPPLQPVPIRTDDEQRRPRRR; encoded by the coding sequence ATGAAAGAGAAAATCCAAACCTGGCTCCATGACCTTGGTGTTGCGCTGGGCTTGATCGAGCCTCCACTGCAGCCGGTACCGATTCGTACCGACGATGAGCAGCGCCGCCCTCGTCGGCGTTGA
- the speB gene encoding agmatinase: MDKIFHQPLGGNEMPRFAGIATMMRLPHLQTARGLDAAFIGVPLDIGTSLRAGTRFGPREIRAESVMIRPYNMATGAAPFDSLSVADIGDVAINTFNLLDAVRIIEEAYDEILEHDVIPMTLGGDHTITLPILRAIHKKHGKVGLVHIDAHADVNDHMFGEKIAHGTTFRRAVEEGLLDCDRVVQIGLRAQGYTAEDFNWSRKQGFRVVQAEECWHHSLAPLMTQVREKVGGGPVYLSFDIDGIDPAWAPGTGTPEIGGLTTIQAIEIIRGCQGLDLIGCDLVEVSPPYDTTGNTSLLGANLLYEMLCVLPGVTHR, from the coding sequence GTGGACAAGATTTTCCACCAACCACTGGGCGGCAACGAAATGCCGCGCTTCGCCGGCATTGCCACCATGATGCGCCTGCCCCACCTGCAAACCGCCAGGGGCCTGGACGCGGCCTTTATAGGCGTGCCCCTGGACATCGGCACCTCGCTGCGCGCCGGCACCCGCTTCGGGCCTCGGGAAATTCGCGCCGAATCAGTAATGATCCGCCCGTACAACATGGCCACCGGCGCTGCGCCGTTCGATTCGCTGTCGGTTGCGGACATTGGCGACGTGGCGATCAACACCTTCAACCTGCTGGACGCCGTGCGCATCATCGAGGAGGCCTACGATGAAATCCTCGAGCACGACGTCATCCCCATGACCCTGGGTGGCGACCACACCATCACCCTGCCGATCCTGCGGGCGATCCACAAGAAACACGGTAAGGTCGGGCTGGTGCATATCGACGCCCACGCCGACGTCAACGACCATATGTTCGGCGAGAAAATCGCCCACGGCACCACCTTCCGCCGCGCCGTGGAAGAGGGTTTGCTCGATTGCGACCGTGTGGTGCAGATCGGCCTGCGCGCCCAGGGCTACACCGCTGAAGACTTCAACTGGAGCCGCAAGCAGGGCTTCCGGGTGGTCCAGGCCGAAGAATGCTGGCATCACTCTCTCGCGCCGCTGATGACCCAAGTGCGCGAAAAGGTCGGCGGCGGCCCGGTATACCTGAGCTTCGACATCGATGGCATCGACCCGGCCTGGGCACCGGGCACGGGCACGCCGGAAATCGGCGGGCTGACCACCATTCAGGCGATCGAAATCATTCGTGGCTGCCAGGGCCTGGACCTGATTGGTTGTGACCTGGTGGAAGTGTCGCCGCCCTATGACACCACCGGCAACACCTCGTTGCTGGGTGCCAACCTGCTGTATGAAATGCTTTGTGTACTGCCCGGCGTGACGCATCGCTGA